In Clostridium sp. JN-1, one genomic interval encodes:
- a CDS encoding glycerate kinase: MKKGLNILLAPDSFKESMTAKEVCEAMERGIKKVNKDVNCIHVPMADGGEGTMQSLVDATNGKVYKSNVIGPLGYEIESQYGILGDGQTGIIEMASASGIALLPKEKRNPMITTTYGTGELIRNCLDHGIKKLLIGIGGSCTNDGGVGAIQALGGRFLDEHGNEIGFGGGELNKLYKIDLTNLNPRLKDLNVEVACDVTNPLCGKDGASNVFGPQKGAAPKMIAILDNNLRHYANVIKEQFKIDVMNVPGAGAAGGLGTALIAFLNGKLENGADIVIKYSKLEEKLKDADIVFTGEGSIDFQTQYGKTPVGVARLAKKYGKHVIAVAGSVGDDIDILYEKGIDSIFSIVRGVTTLDNALKNGQSNVEKTIENIMRLMNF, encoded by the coding sequence GAAAGGTTTAAACATTTTATTAGCACCGGATTCTTTTAAAGAAAGTATGACTGCGAAAGAAGTCTGTGAAGCTATGGAGAGGGGGATAAAGAAAGTAAATAAAGATGTTAATTGTATACATGTACCTATGGCAGATGGCGGAGAAGGAACAATGCAGTCCCTTGTAGATGCTACGAATGGTAAAGTATACAAGTCAAATGTAATTGGTCCACTTGGTTATGAAATAGAATCACAATATGGAATTTTAGGAGATGGTCAAACTGGAATTATAGAAATGGCAAGTGCAAGTGGGATAGCGCTTTTGCCAAAGGAAAAAAGGAATCCAATGATAACTACTACTTATGGAACAGGAGAATTAATAAGAAATTGTTTAGATCACGGAATAAAAAAACTATTAATAGGTATTGGAGGAAGTTGTACCAATGATGGAGGAGTAGGTGCAATTCAAGCTTTAGGTGGAAGATTTTTAGATGAACATGGAAATGAAATTGGCTTTGGCGGAGGTGAATTAAACAAATTATACAAAATTGATTTAACTAATCTTAACCCTCGTTTAAAAGATCTAAATGTAGAAGTAGCTTGTGATGTAACAAATCCACTTTGTGGGAAAGATGGAGCATCTAATGTTTTCGGACCACAAAAGGGTGCCGCTCCTAAAATGATAGCTATTTTAGATAATAATTTAAGACATTATGCAAATGTAATCAAAGAGCAATTTAAAATAGATGTCATGAATGTACCAGGTGCTGGAGCTGCCGGAGGGTTGGGAACAGCTCTTATTGCATTTTTAAATGGAAAGCTTGAAAATGGAGCAGACATAGTTATTAAATATTCTAAACTGGAGGAAAAATTAAAAGATGCCGATATAGTTTTCACAGGTGAAGGCAGCATAGACTTTCAGACGCAATATGGAAAAACTCCAGTTGGAGTTGCAAGGTTAGCAAAAAAGTATGGGAAACATGTTATAGCAGTAGCTGGAAGTGTTGGAGATGACATAGATATACTTTATGAAAAGGGCATAGATTCAATTTTTAGCATAGTCAGAGGTGTTACAACTTTAGATAATGCATTAAAAAATGGACAAAGCAATGTAGAAAAAACTATTGAAAATATAATGAGGTTGATGAATTTTTAA